Proteins encoded within one genomic window of Arachis ipaensis cultivar K30076 chromosome B08, Araip1.1, whole genome shotgun sequence:
- the LOC107611282 gene encoding callose synthase 2 — MSYSRRGSDPPPQRRILRTQTAGNLGADPILDSEVVPSSLVEIAPILRVANEVEASNPRVAYLCQLVTAPHVAHNLYETAVMSRFYAFEKAHRLDPTSSGRGVRQFKTALLQRLERENDTTLQGRVKSDAREMQNFYQHYYKKYIQALQNAADKDRAQLTKAYQTAAVLFEVLKAVNQTEAVDVAEEILEAHTKVEENKQLYAPYNILPLDPESGKEAIMRYPEIQAAVSALRNIRGLPWPKGHGDKNKLNQDILDWLQLMFGFQKGNVENQREHLILLLANVHIRQVPRPDQPPKVTNYSTGGATAQITVHGSISSYMG, encoded by the exons ATGTCTTACAGCAGAAGGGGGTCTGATCCGCCACCGCAGAGGCGGATACTGCGGACTCAGACTGCTGGGAATTTGGGGGCAGACCCAATCTTGGACAGTGAAGTGGTGCCTTCCTCACTAGTTGAGATAGCTCCCATTCTTCGTGTTGCTAATGAAGTAGAGGCTAGCAACCCAAGGGTTGCTTATCTCT GTCAACTGGTAACTGCTCCTCATGTAGCTCACAATTTGTATGAGACTGCTGTCAtga GTCGATTTTATGCCTTTGAAAAGGCTCATAGATTAGATCCCACATCTAGCGGCCGTGGTGTTCGACAGTTCAAAACTGCTCTTCTTCAACGTCTAGAAAGG GAAAATGACACAACATTGCAAGGAAGAGTTAAGAGTGATGCTCGGGAAATGCAAAACTTTTATCAGCATTATTACAAAAAGTATATTCAAGCGTTACAGAATGCTGCTGACAAGGACCG TGCCCAACTCACAAAAGCATACCAAACTGCTGCTGTTTTATTTGAGGTCTTGAAGGCAGTTAATCAGACAGAGGCAGTTGATGTAGCTGAAGAG ATTTTGGAGGCTCATACTAAGGTCGAGGAAAACAAGCAGTTATATGCCCCATATAATATTCTGCCTCTTGATCCTGAAAGTGGGAAAGAAGCTATAATGAGATATCCTGAG ATTCAAGCAGCTGTGTCTGCACTCCGTAATATAAGGGGTTTGCCTTGGCCAAAGGGTCATGGGGACAAGAacaaattaaatcaagacatCCTTGACTGGCTTCAGCTTATGTTTGGTTTCCAG AAAGGCAACGTGGAAAATCAAAGGGAACACTTGATTCTTTTGCTCGCCAATGTACATATAAGACAAGTTCCAAGACCTGATCAACCACCAAAg GTTACCAACTATTCAACAGGAGGTGCAACAGCGCAAATTACTGTACATGGGTCTATATCTTCTTATATGGGGTGA